A stretch of the Simiduia curdlanivorans genome encodes the following:
- a CDS encoding methyl-accepting chemotaxis protein, protein MNMFSMSLKWKVFLGITVTSLLAVIVSSTLAVRAEVGRVEHTIQSDTGDLAKIIGNATVGAIAFGDAASARDILSSLELQTRVMSAVIYGDNGQPFVWYERGRKGSEDLPAMAPRSPGNLGVNTRDNRVDITVAIQSDGNKVGTIYLVASLEELNQAVADAVWSATATVVIIGILAVIISFFLQAGIVGPINSVAEALEDIAGGGGDLTRRLPINSDDEVGRLSTAFNTFVDKVHNIIADFSVTATDLNAQATSLSATAKETERGVVRQQTEIQQVVTAVREMATVVGDVASNVSQAAANAEEADRQANNGKSVVSSTVIKIEGLASDINAAAEVIDKLRAETDNIGSVLDVIRGIAEQTNLLALNAAIEAARAGEQGRGFAVVADEVRTLASRTQTSTQEIQVMIERLQAGAREAVSKMEKGTGQAGESVTQAEEASRALDAITAGVGSIKDKTNQIASASEEQSAATREMERNMENIAGVARQASEGSIEIATSTARLAEMAASMAKIVKQFKV, encoded by the coding sequence ATGAATATGTTCAGCATGTCTTTGAAATGGAAGGTGTTTTTAGGGATTACTGTCACCAGCTTATTGGCGGTTATCGTCTCGAGCACCTTGGCCGTTAGGGCTGAGGTTGGGCGAGTTGAGCACACCATACAATCAGACACGGGGGATCTTGCCAAGATTATTGGCAATGCCACAGTCGGCGCTATCGCCTTTGGCGATGCCGCGTCAGCCAGAGATATTTTGAGTAGCTTGGAGCTGCAAACGCGAGTCATGAGCGCCGTTATTTACGGCGATAATGGCCAGCCGTTTGTTTGGTATGAGCGCGGCAGAAAAGGTTCGGAAGATTTACCTGCCATGGCGCCGCGATCGCCCGGTAATTTAGGTGTTAATACGCGGGATAATCGTGTTGATATCACAGTGGCCATTCAATCCGATGGCAATAAAGTGGGCACAATTTACTTGGTAGCCAGCTTGGAAGAGCTGAATCAAGCGGTGGCCGATGCCGTTTGGAGTGCTACGGCAACGGTCGTAATCATTGGTATTTTGGCCGTGATCATCTCCTTTTTCCTGCAGGCGGGCATTGTTGGCCCTATCAACTCGGTCGCCGAGGCACTGGAAGATATTGCCGGCGGTGGCGGTGATTTGACCCGTCGTCTGCCGATAAATTCCGATGACGAAGTGGGACGGCTCTCGACCGCATTCAACACTTTCGTCGATAAGGTTCACAACATCATCGCCGATTTCTCTGTCACGGCAACGGATCTCAACGCACAAGCGACCTCACTATCAGCGACAGCTAAAGAAACCGAGCGCGGCGTGGTACGGCAGCAAACTGAAATTCAACAAGTGGTTACCGCGGTGCGGGAAATGGCCACGGTTGTGGGCGATGTCGCCAGCAATGTGTCGCAGGCAGCGGCTAATGCCGAGGAAGCTGATCGGCAGGCGAATAACGGCAAGAGTGTGGTGTCTAGCACCGTGATAAAAATTGAAGGATTGGCGAGCGATATTAACGCCGCGGCCGAGGTGATTGATAAGCTGCGCGCCGAAACCGATAACATCGGCAGCGTACTCGACGTGATCCGTGGCATTGCCGAGCAAACTAACTTGCTGGCGCTCAATGCCGCCATTGAAGCCGCCCGTGCCGGTGAGCAAGGCCGTGGTTTTGCTGTGGTTGCCGACGAGGTCCGAACCTTGGCGTCGCGCACGCAAACCTCGACCCAGGAAATTCAAGTCATGATCGAACGCTTGCAAGCCGGCGCGCGCGAAGCTGTGTCGAAAATGGAGAAGGGCACTGGTCAGGCCGGTGAGTCTGTTACTCAGGCGGAGGAGGCCAGCCGTGCGCTGGACGCCATTACTGCTGGTGTTGGTTCTATTAAAGATAAAACCAATCAAATTGCTAGCGCCTCTGAGGAGCAGTCGGCGGCAACCCGCGAAATGGAGCGCAATATGGAAAATATTGCCGGCGTGGCGCGCCAAGCATCGGAAGGCTCGATTGAAATTGCCACCAGTACAGCACGATTGGCAGAAATGGCAGCGAGCATGGCCAAGATCGTGAAGCAGTTTAAGGTTTGA
- a CDS encoding YfiR family protein — MTRQFMWANTILMALVRCCIAWAVIFLPLSAQADRLSDNYSGRKALVSYIASLAKHVTWPDSTFRDGKDPIVICVFGADPFNGGLEAKLKERNVARRQLAVRQLGSDLEAIGLGCHQVFISAGEKSRVKEILHRLDNLSVLSLSDMEGFAAAGGMIGFVGSGNLIAMQINRTRLLTSGLEVAPALLRLGR, encoded by the coding sequence TTGACGCGACAATTCATGTGGGCGAATACGATTCTGATGGCGCTAGTTCGGTGCTGTATCGCTTGGGCGGTGATTTTTCTACCGCTGAGTGCGCAGGCTGATAGGCTGAGTGATAACTACAGTGGCCGCAAGGCGTTAGTGAGCTATATCGCGAGCTTGGCAAAACATGTTACTTGGCCGGATTCGACCTTTCGAGATGGAAAAGATCCGATTGTCATTTGTGTTTTTGGTGCAGATCCGTTTAACGGTGGGTTAGAAGCTAAACTCAAAGAAAGAAATGTGGCGAGGCGCCAGTTGGCGGTAAGGCAACTGGGATCTGATCTCGAGGCTATAGGCTTGGGCTGTCATCAGGTATTTATTTCCGCCGGAGAAAAATCAAGGGTTAAAGAAATTCTCCATCGGCTCGATAACCTGTCAGTGCTATCGCTGAGTGATATGGAAGGCTTTGCGGCGGCGGGAGGAATGATTGGATTTGTGGGTTCAGGCAATCTAATTGCTATGCAGATCAATAGAACGAGGCTGCTCACGAGTGGGCTGGAAGTTGCGCCGGCGCTGTTAAGGTTGGGTCGTTAG
- the dapB gene encoding 4-hydroxy-tetrahydrodipicolinate reductase: protein MTVRLAVTGAGGRMGKMLIEAIAAAPGVELTAAIERAGSSLIGADAGELAGIGKNGVAVVSDLHEVVEDFDVLIDFTVPAATVENARICADAHKKIVIGTTGFNEDQKAYLLEAKDATAMCMSANYSSGVNLCFKLLESAAKILGDDYDVEVYEAHHRHKIDAPSGTALRMGEVLACALGRDLGKVAVYGREGQTGARERDTIGFATVRGGDVVGDHTVMFMADGERVEISHKASSRMSFARGAVRAAAWIKSKEVGLFDMQDVLSLR, encoded by the coding sequence ATGACGGTTAGACTCGCCGTAACCGGCGCCGGTGGGCGCATGGGTAAAATGTTAATTGAAGCCATTGCCGCCGCGCCTGGCGTTGAGCTTACCGCCGCTATTGAGCGTGCCGGTTCTAGCTTGATCGGTGCCGATGCCGGCGAGCTTGCCGGTATCGGTAAGAATGGCGTGGCGGTGGTTAGCGACTTGCACGAAGTGGTTGAAGATTTTGATGTGTTGATCGACTTCACTGTGCCAGCTGCGACCGTTGAAAACGCCAGAATTTGCGCCGATGCCCATAAAAAAATCGTGATTGGCACCACCGGTTTCAACGAAGATCAAAAGGCTTACTTGTTAGAGGCTAAAGACGCGACGGCTATGTGCATGTCGGCAAATTATTCTTCCGGTGTGAATTTGTGCTTCAAATTGCTTGAATCTGCCGCCAAAATTCTAGGTGACGATTACGATGTCGAGGTCTATGAGGCTCATCATCGGCATAAAATTGATGCTCCCTCGGGCACGGCCTTGCGCATGGGCGAAGTCCTAGCTTGTGCACTCGGGCGCGACTTGGGCAAAGTAGCCGTGTATGGGCGCGAAGGCCAAACCGGAGCGCGCGAGCGCGATACCATTGGCTTTGCCACGGTTCGCGGCGGCGATGTGGTTGGCGATCACACGGTGATGTTTATGGCCGATGGCGAGCGGGTGGAAATCAGCCACAAGGCCTCGTCGCGTATGTCTTTTGCTCGTGGCGCCGTGCGCGCTGCCGCTTGGATAAAAAGCAAAGAAGTTGGCCTGTTCGATATGCAAGACGTCCTGTCTCTGCGCTAG
- the dnaJ gene encoding molecular chaperone DnaJ — protein MSKRDYYEVLGVERGVDEKELKKAYRRIAMKYHPDRNSEDKNAEDKFKEASEAYEVLSDSQKRAAYDQYGHRGVEGMAGGGGGGQGFGNFSDIFGDVFGDIFGGAGGGRRGGPARGSDLRYTLDLDLENAVKGTTVKIKVPSLVACEPCDGTGAKKGTKASSCTTCGGVGQVRMQQGFFSVQQTCPNCRGRGTIITDPCTSCHGQGRKEETRTLSVKVPPGVDTGDRIRLTGEGEAGEAGGPAGDLYVQVNVRAHSIFERDGRNLYCEVPISFVDAALGGELEVPTLDGRVKLKVPAETQTGKMFRLRGKGVVPVRGGTAGDLMCKVVVETPVNLSNKQKELLRNFHDTMGSSKHSPRQSSWFEGMKNFFGDMKI, from the coding sequence ATGTCAAAACGTGATTATTACGAAGTCCTGGGTGTCGAGCGCGGCGTTGATGAAAAAGAGCTGAAAAAGGCTTATCGTCGCATTGCGATGAAGTATCACCCAGATCGCAACTCCGAAGATAAAAATGCCGAGGATAAATTCAAAGAGGCCAGCGAGGCCTACGAGGTTTTGTCCGATAGCCAGAAACGCGCAGCCTATGATCAATACGGTCATCGCGGCGTTGAGGGCATGGCTGGCGGCGGTGGTGGCGGTCAAGGTTTTGGTAATTTCTCGGATATTTTTGGCGATGTGTTTGGCGATATCTTTGGCGGCGCCGGCGGCGGTCGTCGCGGTGGGCCAGCCAGAGGTTCGGATTTGCGCTACACCTTAGATCTCGATTTAGAAAATGCCGTAAAAGGCACCACGGTAAAAATTAAAGTGCCGTCGCTGGTGGCGTGTGAACCTTGCGATGGTACGGGCGCCAAAAAAGGCACCAAGGCGAGTAGCTGTACAACGTGCGGCGGCGTCGGCCAAGTGCGGATGCAGCAGGGCTTTTTCTCGGTCCAGCAAACTTGCCCTAATTGCCGTGGCCGCGGCACGATTATTACCGACCCTTGCACCAGCTGTCATGGTCAAGGTCGCAAGGAAGAGACGCGCACCCTGTCGGTCAAAGTGCCGCCGGGTGTCGATACTGGCGACCGTATTCGCTTAACCGGCGAAGGTGAGGCTGGCGAAGCCGGTGGCCCAGCGGGCGATCTTTACGTGCAAGTTAACGTGCGCGCGCACAGTATTTTTGAGCGCGACGGTCGCAACCTCTATTGCGAAGTGCCCATTAGCTTCGTCGATGCGGCCCTTGGCGGCGAGCTCGAAGTACCCACCTTGGATGGCCGGGTGAAGTTGAAAGTGCCTGCTGAAACCCAAACCGGCAAAATGTTCAGGTTGCGCGGCAAAGGTGTGGTACCGGTGCGCGGCGGCACCGCTGGCGATTTGATGTGCAAAGTAGTGGTGGAAACCCCGGTTAACTTGAGCAATAAGCAGAAAGAGTTGTTGCGTAACTTTCACGACACCATGGGTAGTAGCAAGCACTCGCCGCGGCAGTCCAGTTGGTTTGAAGGCATGAAGAACTTTTTTGGCGACATGAAAATTTAA
- the dnaK gene encoding molecular chaperone DnaK, whose protein sequence is MGKIIGIDLGTTNSCVSVLEGNKARVIENAEGDRTTPSIVAFTDDGEVLVGQSAKRQAVTNPNNTLFAVKRLIGRKFKDDVVQKDIKMVPYKIVGADNGDAWVEVKGDRKAPPQISAEVLKKMKKTAEDYLGEAVTEAVITVPAYFNDSQRQATKDAGKIAGLEVKRIINEPTAAALAYGMDKVKGDRTIAVYDLGGGTFDISIIEIADVDGEHQFEVLATNGDTFLGGEDFDSRLIEYFAEEFKKTNGIDLHNDAMALQRLKEAAEKAKIELSSSQQTEVNLPYITADATGPKHLVIKLTRAKLESLVEELVKRSMEPVKQAIADADLSVSDIQDVILVGGQTRMPLVQKYVTEFFGKEPRKDVNPDEAVAMGAAIQGAVLSGDVKDVLLLDVTPLTLGIETMGGVATPLIDKNTTIPTKKSQVFSTADDNQSAVTIHVVQGERKQASQNKSLGRFDLADIPPAPRGMPQIEVTFDIDANGILNVKAADKATGKQQSIVIKASSGLSDEEIEKMVQDAEANAEADKKFEEVVTARNTLDGLISATKKTLTEAGDKATAEEKTAIEAALAEAEVAVKGDDKAAMEAATQKLTEASGSLAQKLYAEQAQAQQAGGEQADAGKAADDGVVDAEFEEVKDEQK, encoded by the coding sequence ATGGGTAAGATCATCGGTATCGATTTAGGCACAACAAACTCCTGTGTATCTGTGCTCGAAGGTAACAAAGCACGGGTTATCGAAAATGCTGAAGGCGATCGCACAACACCGTCTATCGTTGCCTTTACCGACGATGGCGAAGTGCTGGTAGGCCAGAGCGCCAAGCGTCAGGCGGTCACCAACCCAAACAATACCCTGTTCGCGGTTAAGCGTTTGATCGGTCGTAAGTTTAAAGACGATGTGGTTCAAAAAGATATCAAAATGGTGCCCTACAAAATTGTTGGCGCCGACAATGGCGACGCTTGGGTAGAAGTTAAGGGCGATCGCAAAGCACCGCCGCAAATTTCTGCGGAAGTGTTGAAGAAAATGAAGAAAACCGCCGAAGACTATTTGGGCGAAGCGGTGACCGAAGCGGTCATTACCGTACCGGCCTACTTCAATGACTCTCAGCGTCAAGCCACTAAAGACGCCGGTAAAATTGCCGGTCTCGAAGTTAAACGCATCATTAACGAACCAACTGCCGCGGCTTTGGCCTACGGTATGGATAAAGTTAAGGGCGACCGCACTATTGCTGTGTACGACCTCGGTGGTGGTACCTTCGATATTTCCATCATCGAAATTGCCGATGTGGATGGCGAGCACCAGTTTGAAGTGTTGGCTACCAACGGCGACACCTTCCTCGGTGGTGAAGATTTTGACTCGCGTTTGATCGAATACTTCGCCGAAGAATTCAAGAAGACCAACGGCATCGATTTGCACAACGACGCCATGGCCTTGCAGCGCTTGAAAGAAGCGGCCGAGAAAGCAAAAATTGAGTTGTCTTCAAGCCAGCAAACCGAAGTTAACCTGCCTTACATCACGGCAGATGCCACTGGTCCTAAGCACTTGGTGATCAAGCTGACTCGCGCCAAGCTGGAATCTTTGGTTGAAGAGTTAGTGAAGCGCTCTATGGAGCCAGTGAAGCAGGCAATTGCCGATGCGGATCTGTCGGTGAGCGACATTCAAGATGTGATTTTAGTGGGCGGTCAAACCCGTATGCCACTGGTGCAGAAGTATGTCACCGAGTTTTTCGGCAAAGAGCCACGCAAAGACGTAAACCCCGATGAAGCGGTTGCCATGGGCGCTGCGATTCAAGGAGCGGTGTTGTCTGGCGATGTGAAAGACGTACTGCTGCTGGACGTAACACCTTTGACCTTGGGTATTGAAACCATGGGTGGTGTTGCCACGCCGTTGATCGACAAAAACACCACGATTCCAACCAAGAAGTCGCAAGTGTTTTCCACTGCGGATGACAACCAATCCGCTGTAACTATTCACGTGGTTCAAGGCGAGCGCAAGCAGGCGTCACAGAATAAGTCGCTGGGTCGTTTCGACTTGGCGGATATTCCACCAGCGCCGCGCGGCATGCCGCAAATTGAAGTGACCTTTGATATCGATGCCAACGGTATTTTGAATGTGAAAGCGGCTGATAAAGCCACCGGCAAGCAGCAGTCCATTGTCATCAAAGCTTCATCAGGTTTGTCTGACGAAGAAATTGAAAAAATGGTGCAAGATGCAGAGGCTAATGCCGAAGCCGATAAAAAATTCGAAGAGGTTGTGACCGCGCGCAACACCTTGGATGGCCTGATTTCAGCCACCAAGAAAACCTTGACCGAAGCCGGCGACAAAGCCACAGCGGAAGAAAAAACCGCTATCGAAGCTGCCTTGGCGGAAGCCGAAGTGGCGGTGAAGGGCGATGACAAAGCGGCGATGGAAGCGGCAACTCAAAAACTGACCGAAGCTTCCGGCTCATTGGCGCAGAAACTTTACGCCGAGCAGGCACAGGCGCAGCAGGCCGGTGGCGAGCAAGCGGACGCCGGCAAGGCAGCCGATGACGGTGTTGTCGATGCCGAGTTTGAAGAAGTGAAAGACGAGCAGAAGTAA
- the grpE gene encoding nucleotide exchange factor GrpE, with amino-acid sequence MEQTVTTEQNPPLADEIPAASPDVEVELESTTGPEAEIERLQVELQQAQETALRAAADAQNTRRRAEQDVEKAHKFGQEKIVQDMVVVADNLERALASVDASDAQFATVVEGLQLTLKSLIDGLKRHNVMQLDPKGEPFDPQFHQAMTQVPNPELEPNTVMDVFQKGYTLHGRLVRPAMVVVSKAP; translated from the coding sequence ATGGAGCAGACAGTGACGACCGAACAAAACCCACCTTTAGCTGACGAAATTCCCGCCGCCTCGCCGGATGTGGAAGTAGAGCTTGAATCGACGACTGGCCCAGAGGCTGAAATCGAGCGCCTACAGGTTGAGCTGCAGCAAGCGCAGGAGACCGCGCTACGCGCTGCAGCCGATGCGCAAAATACCCGCCGTCGGGCCGAGCAAGATGTTGAGAAAGCGCATAAGTTCGGCCAGGAAAAGATTGTTCAGGACATGGTGGTGGTCGCGGATAACCTCGAGCGCGCCCTGGCCTCGGTGGATGCCAGCGACGCGCAGTTTGCCACGGTGGTTGAAGGCTTACAGCTAACCCTGAAATCCTTGATTGACGGCTTAAAGCGCCACAACGTGATGCAGTTAGATCCTAAGGGCGAGCCCTTTGATCCGCAATTTCATCAGGCTATGACTCAAGTGCCGAATCCGGAGCTGGAGCCCAATACGGTGATGGACGTGTTTCAGAAGGGCTATACCTTGCATGGTCGTTTAGTGCGCCCTGCGATGGTCGTAGTTTCCAAGGCGCCGTAA
- the recN gene encoding DNA repair protein RecN, with protein sequence MLTHLSIHHFTLVEHLELELEQGLTALTGETGAGKSLLLDALGMTLGDKADADKVRTGAERADISATFDVAKLPKARKWLKAQELEAESECILRRTISADGRSRAYINGQSATLSQLRALGELLIDIHSQHAHQSLLKKDHHRALIDHYGGHTSLYQAVKSAWREWQAYAEQLQKRQSNDAEISARVQLLRYQVDELDQLGLEQNELDALEAEHRIQANAETVMATSYQLASLCQGEDQSLQDGINKGLQLLRDLPEKSEPLLEAEQLLINAQIQIEEAARAIDHHIDSFDADPERLQWLDGRLDAIYQIARKHRISPQQLHELHQALANELESLDGGEADLDLLAKQSAKAEAQYRQLAQELGQQRRQVALHLGKAINRQLQQLAMGNASVELCISEIAPAATGLEEVEILVSTNPGQPHRPLGKVASGGELSRISLAIQVCIANKSTIPTLIFDEVDVGIGGATADIVGRLLRQLGKDGQVLCVTHLAQVASKAHQHLQVSKSVRKGASESTLIALEGEAKVEEIARMLGGLELTEQTRAHAKEMLTMVGS encoded by the coding sequence ATGCTAACCCACCTCAGCATTCATCACTTCACCCTTGTTGAGCATCTCGAACTGGAGCTAGAGCAAGGCCTCACCGCGCTCACTGGCGAAACCGGTGCGGGCAAGTCCCTTTTGCTTGACGCCCTCGGCATGACACTGGGCGACAAGGCCGATGCCGACAAGGTGCGCACCGGTGCAGAGCGCGCCGATATTAGCGCCACCTTCGATGTGGCCAAGCTACCCAAGGCGCGCAAATGGCTAAAAGCGCAGGAACTGGAGGCGGAAAGTGAGTGCATACTCAGGCGTACCATCAGTGCAGACGGGCGCTCGCGCGCTTATATCAACGGTCAGAGTGCAACCCTCAGCCAACTGCGCGCTCTGGGCGAACTGCTCATCGACATCCACAGCCAACACGCGCACCAAAGCCTACTGAAGAAAGATCACCACCGCGCCTTAATTGACCACTACGGCGGCCATACCAGCCTGTATCAAGCGGTGAAATCCGCTTGGCGCGAATGGCAGGCCTACGCCGAGCAACTGCAAAAAAGACAGTCTAACGACGCCGAAATTAGCGCCCGGGTGCAGCTACTGCGCTACCAGGTGGACGAGCTAGACCAGCTTGGCCTAGAACAAAATGAACTCGACGCACTGGAGGCCGAGCATCGAATTCAAGCCAATGCCGAAACCGTAATGGCCACCAGCTACCAGTTGGCCAGCCTGTGCCAGGGCGAAGACCAGAGCCTGCAAGACGGTATCAATAAAGGCCTACAGCTGCTGCGCGACCTGCCAGAGAAATCCGAGCCTCTGCTCGAGGCCGAGCAACTATTGATCAACGCGCAAATTCAAATTGAAGAGGCGGCTCGCGCCATAGATCACCATATCGACAGCTTCGACGCAGACCCAGAGCGGCTGCAATGGCTGGATGGACGCCTAGATGCGATCTACCAAATTGCCCGCAAACACCGCATCAGCCCACAGCAGCTGCACGAGTTACATCAAGCCTTAGCCAATGAACTAGAGTCTCTGGACGGAGGCGAGGCCGATCTCGATCTACTCGCCAAGCAATCGGCCAAGGCCGAGGCGCAGTACCGGCAACTGGCGCAGGAGCTAGGCCAGCAGCGCCGTCAAGTTGCTCTGCATCTGGGTAAAGCCATCAACCGACAATTACAACAACTGGCCATGGGCAATGCCAGTGTCGAGCTTTGTATCAGCGAGATCGCCCCCGCCGCCACAGGCCTAGAGGAAGTGGAAATATTGGTGAGCACCAACCCAGGCCAGCCGCACCGGCCACTGGGCAAGGTGGCCTCGGGCGGCGAACTGTCGCGCATCAGCCTCGCCATTCAGGTATGTATCGCCAACAAATCGACCATTCCCACACTTATTTTCGATGAAGTGGACGTTGGTATCGGCGGCGCCACAGCCGATATCGTCGGGCGCCTGCTCCGGCAACTAGGCAAAGACGGCCAAGTGCTCTGTGTCACCCATCTAGCGCAGGTGGCCAGCAAAGCCCATCAACACTTGCAAGTCAGCAAATCGGTGCGCAAAGGCGCCAGTGAATCCACCCTGATAGCACTAGAAGGTGAAGCCAAAGTGGAAGAGATTGCCCGGATGCTAGGGGGCCTAGAGCTGACCGAACAAACCCGCGCCCACGCCAAAGAAATGCTCACCATGGTGGGCAGCTAG
- the fur gene encoding ferric iron uptake transcriptional regulator translates to MTSENQELRKAGLKVTLPRVKILQILESDGTHHYSAEEVYKTLLEQGEDVGLATVYRVLTQFESAGLVTRHNFDGGHSVFEIDRGEHHDHMVCLESGKVIEFHNDEIEELQKRIAEEHGYELTDHNLVLYVKPKK, encoded by the coding sequence ATGACATCGGAAAATCAAGAACTTCGCAAGGCCGGACTCAAGGTCACTTTGCCGAGAGTGAAAATATTGCAGATTCTGGAATCGGACGGCACCCACCACTACAGCGCTGAAGAGGTTTATAAGACGCTGTTAGAGCAGGGTGAAGACGTGGGTTTAGCCACGGTTTACCGCGTTCTGACCCAGTTTGAATCAGCCGGCCTGGTGACGCGCCATAACTTCGATGGCGGCCATTCGGTGTTTGAAATTGATCGCGGTGAGCACCACGACCACATGGTGTGCTTGGAAAGCGGCAAGGTTATCGAGTTTCATAACGATGAAATTGAAGAGCTGCAAAAGCGCATTGCCGAAGAGCATGGCTACGAGCTAACCGATCACAATTTGGTGTTGTACGTTAAGCCTAAGAAGTAG
- a CDS encoding outer membrane protein assembly factor BamE — translation MYSPNRFNLTLKASLLSALLLLGGCGYFQFPGVYRIYVQQGNIVTDEMVNQLEAGMTKRQVRFVLGTPLIEDTFHAERWDYIWTLKDPHGDTQKQLFTVYFDGDNLARFEGDYKKGQVQEGTDAAPEVKPI, via the coding sequence ATGTATTCGCCCAACCGCTTCAACCTTACCCTCAAAGCCAGCCTGTTAAGCGCTTTGCTGCTCCTTGGCGGCTGCGGCTACTTTCAATTTCCCGGGGTTTACCGAATCTACGTCCAACAGGGCAATATTGTTACCGACGAAATGGTCAATCAGCTAGAAGCTGGCATGACCAAGCGCCAAGTGCGCTTCGTATTGGGCACGCCCTTGATTGAAGACACCTTTCACGCCGAGCGCTGGGACTATATCTGGACCTTAAAAGATCCCCATGGCGACACCCAAAAACAGCTGTTCACCGTGTATTTCGACGGCGATAACCTTGCTCGCTTCGAGGGTGACTATAAGAAGGGCCAAGTGCAAGAAGGCACAGACGCGGCACCGGAAGTAAAACCTATCTAA
- a CDS encoding RnfH family protein, whose protein sequence is MPDRDLIRVEVAYALPNQQKIIALLVEPGTTAFQAVVRSKITDVFRDLDIETAKMGIFGQSLGTKGMKQAREHELQEGDRVEIYRPLICDPKEARRKRADKAKDAD, encoded by the coding sequence ATGCCAGATAGAGATTTAATTCGGGTGGAAGTGGCCTACGCGCTACCTAATCAACAGAAGATTATTGCGTTGCTGGTGGAGCCAGGCACTACCGCGTTTCAGGCGGTGGTGCGCTCAAAAATTACCGACGTGTTCAGAGATTTAGATATCGAAACCGCGAAAATGGGTATTTTTGGCCAAAGTTTAGGCACCAAGGGCATGAAGCAAGCGCGCGAACACGAGTTGCAGGAGGGCGATAGGGTAGAGATATATCGCCCGCTGATATGCGACCCGAAAGAGGCGCGTCGCAAGCGGGCAGATAAGGCCAAAGATGCCGACTAG
- a CDS encoding type II toxin-antitoxin system RatA family toxin has product MAKIPRLITRMHFMVTIERSALVGFSCAQMYELVNDVARYPEFMAGCSGAEILAQDEHTLTARLSLSKAGFQHSFVTRNRLEPPHEMHMQLVEGPFKHFDGYWRFKALGDLGCKVSFQLCFEFDSRLLAVAASKLFEKVASQQVDSLCLRAQQLYGQ; this is encoded by the coding sequence ATGGCTAAAATACCCCGCTTAATTACAAGAATGCATTTTATGGTGACGATTGAGCGCAGCGCGCTAGTGGGTTTTAGTTGTGCGCAAATGTATGAACTGGTGAATGATGTGGCGCGCTACCCGGAATTTATGGCGGGTTGTTCGGGTGCGGAAATTTTGGCGCAGGATGAGCACACATTGACCGCGCGCTTGAGTCTTTCCAAGGCTGGGTTCCAGCACAGCTTCGTGACCCGGAACCGCCTGGAGCCGCCCCATGAAATGCACATGCAGCTGGTCGAAGGACCGTTTAAGCATTTTGACGGTTATTGGCGCTTTAAGGCCTTGGGCGATTTGGGTTGCAAGGTGTCTTTTCAATTGTGTTTCGAATTTGACAGTCGCTTATTAGCCGTCGCCGCCAGTAAACTCTTCGAAAAAGTGGCGTCGCAGCAGGTGGATAGCCTGTGCTTGCGCGCACAACAGTTATACGGCCAATAG